The genomic stretch ataatataatacaatatattataaattataattatatatcatttatatatttctataaattGCTTGCTAACACATAATAATGCCTTGTGTGTAATTTGATGTTAATGTTTGCATTTGACTTTACAGTGAGTCCGTTGGTCATGATTGCTTTCTTGTCTGTGGATGAATCTCTAAAGAAGCTGCACACGGCCTCTCTCGCCATTGGCTTTACGCGGGCATTCAGGATGGTAAGAGAGTTTATCAGTAAACCATCTAAATTAAGCATTATTAGGACATGAACAGAACTATTTGCCCCTTGATCTTTGACCCCTGACTCATTGGCCTTTGTTCGGCAGGTGTGGCAGAGCTCTGAGGCTGCTCTGCTGCAGATGGTGCTGGTGGTGATCATCAGACTTGCAGGGGGGCACAGAATCGCACTCTGGCATGAGTTGGGCACTACAGTGCAGCTGATTCTGGTGAGCCAAATATAACTTAATGcatttactgtaattaaattgcAGGGGTGTTTGTGTAATAACCTTTTTCTGGCAGGTCTCTTTGGTTGTGAATCGTGTGTCACAGTTCGTATGTAAGCTGAGTTTCGCTCTTACGGTGTTGATTACATCCTGGACGGAGAGTAAACAGCGTCGTCAGTCAGCGGGCACTTTGCTGGCACTCAACGCTGCTCTGTGCCCACTTCTGCTGGGTGTTGTGGCTCTCTCTGCCCTTCTGTCTGCCCCTCTGCTTCCTCTCTTCACACTACCTGTGTTCCTGGTGGGATTTCCCAGGCCGCTGCGCTCATGGCCAGGCACCCCAGGCACCGCCTGCCCTTGCCCAGATTCTGTTTATTACCAGCAGCTCTGCAAAAGACTGGCATCGGCTATCAGACCCGCACTCGCTAATGGCGCATTTGGTGAGTGACACcagctgaaaaaacaaaaacatgagtTTCCTTATCTCTATCATATTGTAAAGTtgtaaagatcaaagtgcacgacaaataaagtcattgtctcctaaaagaaagaatcgattctggACTCAttctgaaacgagtcgtcagcaattccagtctcactttcGTAACGTAtctacgtaggtttgtaacagatttgcataatgccagcctattgTCTTCATTGCCTGCCCACGAACAACGTCTGCTTAGTACTTTGATCCTCCCTTAAACACTGTAGTCATAGCTGAGAAGCAACATGTTGTAGCAACATgttgtgttgtcgacatgttgagaagacaTTGTTTTCAGTGCTGCAAATCCACTTTGTATGCACTTCCAAAGAATGAGGAACTCATGCTGgaattgatacagtaaaactgacaccattgttactgttcgtatcactgtgtatataAGTGCTGAGAgtaatggagtaatgatgcttaaaatttagcttttgctatcacaggaataaatgacattttaaaatatattaaaatagttactgttactgttttcattgtattgttgatcaaataaatgcaaccttggtgagcataagatacttctttcaaaaagatttaaaaatattacagacCTCaatcttttaaatggtagtgtaaatgtaaatatttgcttaaaattaattagatcatttaaaacattattgtaGCAGATGATCAGGTTACTGAATAGGCATTACAAAAAAATTGGAAGTCGATAGCctatattgtttgttttcattgttgCTGTATAGTACAtgttaaagaaatggttatttttttatttaaattcgcAGCCCTAATATTCATGCATCTGGTTGCAGGTTCCTGTACTCCAGGATCTCATTACCTTGGTCGCTTTCAGGGTCGACTACTATGGATCTCTGTTCTAGAGAGAGGCTACGGCTATTGCACTGTCAACATTAAGGTATACCTGCTTTTGCTCTGAAACaaattaaatgctttattaacaccaGTTTATGAATTCTCATTGGCTGCCATGTTTCACCACAGGGTCTGGAACTACAGGAAACATCATGCCACACAGTGGAGGCTCGGCGTGTGGATGAGGTTTTTGAAGGAGCTTTCGATCACGTGGAGCGGCCCGGCCAGTGTTTCCGACTATTGAACCCTCACTGGGGTAATGCTCTGACCCCCTGCTCTATGTTGCCTGTCAGGGTTTACTCTGATGCCCAGAACGTTCTAACAGGAATCATTGACTCGCCTGACCACCTGCGTCAGCTCAACTCTGACTTCCTTAAAACGCTTGTCTGGATTTTATTGCGTTACTGTGTACAGGAATTGACACATGGTGCTCAGCGAACAAAAGGTCAGTCTCTACAGACCTCTGGACGCAAATCGCAAAGCTCCCAGCATGCCGTGCCCTCTGAGCCAGATCCGGCTGTGGTTACAGTTGCCATGGACTCTCAAGTACGCCCTGAATCCTCCTCATCCTGTCACTTGAGGGGGCAGGACAGCTCCAGCCTGTCATCCTttgctgattggtcagacgAGGACGATCTGTTCGGTCCACTCCCCATGCGCCGACCGATGAGAATGATGGTGCGGACAGATGAAGGGCAGACCGAGTTAGGGTTGGGAGTGTCTCTTCCAGGTTCTGTTGAAATCCACAGCCTGTATGAGAGCATGGCCCTGTCTTCTCTCCCTACTCTTAGACCTCTGGGTCTGGGTTTGGGACTCGGTCTGCCCATCGTAGATAAAGGGAAGGATAAAATCCCTGCACTTACTTCGACCACCGTCCCGAGTAACTCCCAGCCTCTCCACTTCACTAGCCCTCACTCAGAGCTCTTCTCTCTGCCCGCAGAGTGGCAGACCACCCAGTTGGCTTCCTCCAAACTCCAGGTACTGCGACCCTGCTTCCCGGAGGCTTGGTTCTGCTTCTGTTTGTCCCAGCTGGTGGTGGAGGGCTTTGGGGAGGGAGAGTTTGAGCAGGTGACCTTGGGTTTGCAGGAGGACCGTGCCCTGCGGGAGCTTTATACCCAGGTGGTGCTATCATGCTGTGTGGCACTGGGTGCAGATGCTCAGGTGTTCAGCCCCAATCTGCTGTTCAGGCTGTACTGCGGGGACGGCCCCTGGACCGAGGGACTTGAGTGGCTCCGAGCCAATAAAGAGCTGCATCAGCTCACACTCAGGGCTTTCAGGTAAGATTCTTAAATCAAAAAGTGGCCTTAAATCAGCTACGTTTCCTAAAACATGACCGCTGTTGATTAATTCTGTGTGTGCAGGTACAGTGTAAAACTGTTGGTAGACCAGGCCTCTCTTGGTCCGGTAGAGAGTCTGGATGAGCTCTACACAACTTTACAGGATTACCAtgaaaactggtttattggcctAGTAACAGACCGCAGTTGGCAAGACAGTGTTGTACAGGAGAAGCCCTTCCTATTCTCTCTTGGACATGACCTCACCATGGTAAGCACCATATTTACTGGAATGTAACCATGGCTACCAAACATTAACTGTTGGACTGTGTCATAACCAGATgtgatgcaataaaaaaaatctcttctgAGTACATTAGTTTTTGCTTTAACTAGTCATGACCGTAATGTGCGTCAGGGCATTTTGACACTCTGTTGCTTCCTACTACTGTGAAATTATGCTAGCCCATAAtaaaatctcattggtccagAATCATGCTCCACATAAATTGGCTGTGATTGTGTAATGTTGGAATTCTGCTTTGACCGAGTAGACAAATTACTTCTTACATCTGGTTGAGACATGGTATTATATTGATACTTTTCTGAACTATGTATTTGTACAATATTGgccaatattacatatttagtGTATTTATTGGTATTAGTCAATATCGGATATTTAATGTTACTttcctctatttttttttaattcggATTATCTTTGCTGTCATCTAACAAacttataatttaatttaattaatataatttaatatagattcatgtaattatattttaagtaaaatttaataaCTGTTGAATGTAATCTTGAAGTAAATCTCAAAATTAATACCATTTTTTTCATACCATACATTTGCAATGTTGTGCAgcttaaattcacatttagcatttaaaacaagtgattttagttttagttttactttatttagacaaaatgtcGTAGAATTTAACATCAGCCATTTATTGGTCATAACGTGAAAATAATTACCAGCTTATTGGTATTGactagaattttaatattggtctAAACCTGCTCTTCATAAATGATAATTTTCCTTGGgtttacatatttaattttcCATATGATCATTTACAGATGTGGTAtatattttctctgtttttcacAGGGGGCGTATACGAGCCGTGTGTTGTCTCTGCAGGACAATCTGGTCCAGGTGGGAGTTTTGAATGAGGAGGGTGTGAGGGGTCAGTGGGCAAACCTGTCATGGGAGCTCCTGTATGCCACTAATGACGACGAGGAGCGCTACAGCATTCAGGCCCATCCTGTGATGCTGAGGAACCTGAC from Ctenopharyngodon idella isolate HZGC_01 chromosome 13, HZGC01, whole genome shotgun sequence encodes the following:
- the pcnx4 gene encoding pecanex-like protein 4 isoform X2 is translated as MGPDVPLLNDYKQEFFWKRFPQTILGGPRLKLGYCAPPYVYVHQLVLFLTPWLLGGIGTLLYQLRVLDEACAGVVSGVLMLGVGATLQGLARCMARRTGLVQRLPAANNILADEEEVEFTHCVAPETVRFVVPGKKFIGNIVLHTCLAGALCGLSTWYLLPDRLSSMYGHTGAGLGAIMPLFVLSWVTVCIGEYSLIINTATETATFQPQDTYEITPLNRPLYILAFIAVDLALRFSGSGVVELQVAAQVLHVLFVALPLLWALGMLSPLDALLLWAMEQTLVHGLGGSAMSTNIRLLVMFLSSVGVAICTFFIPSSLGVVLFTVTMGYLLSQDLTQLLVLMKGASPTLGLGWWGLPLSLLFIIGALTEAGLLHQLYLIDSGNLTLGVTSVEHWESSVVPPSPQEVIGWLLIALCLITRLLRELQGACVLGGVMLNPLYPKRVMTAQAFRRKTHGLRVAGIIRRILLNLVSPLVMIAFLSVDESLKKLHTASLAIGFTRAFRMVWQSSEAALLQMVLVVIIRLAGGHRIALWHELGTTVQLILVSLVVNRVSQFVCKLSFALTVLITSWTESKQRRQSAGTLLALNAALCPLLLGVVALSALLSAPLLPLFTLPVFLVGFPRPLRSWPGTPGTACPCPDSVYYQQLCKRLASAIRPALANGAFGSCTPGSHYLGRFQGRLLWISVLERGYGYCTVNIKGLELQETSCHTVEARRVDEVFEGAFDHVERPGQCFRLLNPHWGNALTPCSMLPVRVYSDAQNVLTGIIDSPDHLRQLNSDFLKTLVWILLRYCVQELTHGAQRTKGQSLQTSGRKSQSSQHAVPSEPDPAVVTVAMDSQVRPESSSSCHLRGQDSSSLSSFADWSDEDDLFGPLPMRRPMRMMVRTDEGQTELGLGVSLPGSVEIHSLYESMALSSLPTLRPLGLGLGLGLPIVDKGKDKIPALTSTTVPSNSQPLHFTSPHSELFSLPAEWQTTQLASSKLQVLRPCFPEAWFCFCLSQLVVEGFGEGEFEQVTLGLQEDRALRELYTQVVLSCCVALGADAQVFSPNLLFRLYCGDGPWTEGLEWLRANKELHQLTLRAFRYSVKLLVDQASLGPVESLDELYTTLQDYHENWFIGLVTDRSWQDSVVQEKPFLFSLGHDLTMGAYTSRVLSLQDNLVQVGVLNEEGVRGQWANLSWELLYATNDDEERYSIQAHPVMLRNLTVQAADPPLGYPIYSSPPIHLRCL
- the pcnx4 gene encoding pecanex-like protein 4 isoform X1 yields the protein MLVILFVKHQQTEQLGGDDRVCPSRAAFIMGPDVPLLNDYKQEFFWKRFPQTILGGPRLKLGYCAPPYVYVHQLVLFLTPWLLGGIGTLLYQLRVLDEACAGVVSGVLMLGVGATLQGLARCMARRTGLVQRLPAANNILADEEEVEFTHCVAPETVRFVVPGKKFIGNIVLHTCLAGALCGLSTWYLLPDRLSSMYGHTGAGLGAIMPLFVLSWVTVCIGEYSLIINTATETATFQPQDTYEITPLNRPLYILAFIAVDLALRFSGSGVVELQVAAQVLHVLFVALPLLWALGMLSPLDALLLWAMEQTLVHGLGGSAMSTNIRLLVMFLSSVGVAICTFFIPSSLGVVLFTVTMGYLLSQDLTQLLVLMKGASPTLGLGWWGLPLSLLFIIGALTEAGLLHQLYLIDSGNLTLGVTSVEHWESSVVPPSPQEVIGWLLIALCLITRLLRELQGACVLGGVMLNPLYPKRVMTAQAFRRKTHGLRVAGIIRRILLNLVSPLVMIAFLSVDESLKKLHTASLAIGFTRAFRMVWQSSEAALLQMVLVVIIRLAGGHRIALWHELGTTVQLILVSLVVNRVSQFVCKLSFALTVLITSWTESKQRRQSAGTLLALNAALCPLLLGVVALSALLSAPLLPLFTLPVFLVGFPRPLRSWPGTPGTACPCPDSVYYQQLCKRLASAIRPALANGAFGSCTPGSHYLGRFQGRLLWISVLERGYGYCTVNIKGLELQETSCHTVEARRVDEVFEGAFDHVERPGQCFRLLNPHWGNALTPCSMLPVRVYSDAQNVLTGIIDSPDHLRQLNSDFLKTLVWILLRYCVQELTHGAQRTKGQSLQTSGRKSQSSQHAVPSEPDPAVVTVAMDSQVRPESSSSCHLRGQDSSSLSSFADWSDEDDLFGPLPMRRPMRMMVRTDEGQTELGLGVSLPGSVEIHSLYESMALSSLPTLRPLGLGLGLGLPIVDKGKDKIPALTSTTVPSNSQPLHFTSPHSELFSLPAEWQTTQLASSKLQVLRPCFPEAWFCFCLSQLVVEGFGEGEFEQVTLGLQEDRALRELYTQVVLSCCVALGADAQVFSPNLLFRLYCGDGPWTEGLEWLRANKELHQLTLRAFRYSVKLLVDQASLGPVESLDELYTTLQDYHENWFIGLVTDRSWQDSVVQEKPFLFSLGHDLTMGAYTSRVLSLQDNLVQVGVLNEEGVRGQWANLSWELLYATNDDEERYSIQAHPVMLRNLTVQAADPPLGYPIYSSPPIHLRCL